In Trueperaceae bacterium, a genomic segment contains:
- a CDS encoding diacylglycerol kinase family protein, which produces MYHLIYNPVAGRRRIPDALSRVRSAFERSGEPLQEFVTAGPGDALSYASSLPPDAVAIAMGGDGTVQEVAAACAGSRRVLGILPAGSGDDFAFALGIDRHDLDSAIRRVVRGEVREVDTATANDRLFVNAAGTGFDADVARTALGAPWPLREKSAYLYAIVRTLSRLTSVPCRVRLDGELLHQGPALLVSTQNGPRSGGSFPLAPHASVDDGLLDVVVAGKFGRIGTLGVLPRVMAGTHLDHPLVRLFRGRQVDIEWETPRPMHLEGELLQPSSRYEIEISPKSLRVLV; this is translated from the coding sequence GTGTACCACCTCATATACAACCCTGTGGCCGGCCGCAGACGCATCCCCGATGCATTGTCGCGGGTGAGGTCAGCCTTCGAGCGGAGCGGTGAGCCACTGCAGGAGTTCGTCACGGCAGGGCCCGGCGACGCTCTCAGCTATGCCTCCTCTCTCCCGCCGGATGCAGTAGCCATAGCGATGGGAGGGGACGGCACCGTCCAGGAGGTTGCGGCCGCCTGCGCCGGATCCAGGCGCGTCCTGGGGATACTGCCAGCCGGTTCGGGCGACGATTTCGCCTTCGCGCTCGGCATCGACCGACACGACCTGGACAGCGCGATCCGGCGAGTAGTTCGCGGCGAGGTCCGTGAGGTCGACACCGCGACCGCGAACGATCGACTCTTCGTCAATGCCGCCGGCACCGGCTTCGACGCCGACGTCGCACGAACAGCCCTCGGTGCTCCCTGGCCGCTACGGGAGAAGAGCGCCTATCTCTACGCGATCGTTCGCACCCTCTCCCGGCTGACGAGTGTCCCCTGCAGGGTGCGACTCGACGGCGAACTGCTGCACCAGGGCCCTGCACTGTTGGTGTCAACCCAGAACGGACCCCGCAGCGGCGGCTCCTTCCCGCTGGCACCCCACGCATCGGTGGACGACGGCCTTCTCGACGTGGTCGTCGCAGGAAAATTCGGCAGGATAGGCACTCTCGGTGTATTGCCACGAGTGATGGCGGGTACCCACCTGGACCACCCGCTGGTCCGGCTGTTCCGTGGACGCCAGGTCGACATCGAATGGGAAACACCCAGGCCGATGCATCTGGAAGGCGAGCTGCTCCAGCCGAGTTCGAGGTACGAAATCGAGATATCGCCCAAGTCGCTGAGGGTATTGGTGTAG
- a CDS encoding DUF1572 family protein, which yields MDQSGNFLETIRATLQSQKKLAERAMSQLEGGDLHWAPHPESNSIAIIVKHLAGNMRSRWTDFLSSDGEKPTRNRDGEFVDDLGDEDEIMAVWEQGWAVLFSTLSELRPTDLQRKVTVGGKELTAVEALLGQLAHYAQHVGQIVYLAKLRLGDGWETVSIPKKRTDTA from the coding sequence ATGGACCAGTCCGGCAACTTCCTCGAAACGATCCGCGCTACCCTCCAGTCGCAGAAGAAGCTGGCCGAGAGGGCGATGAGCCAGCTCGAAGGAGGTGATTTGCACTGGGCGCCGCATCCGGAATCGAACAGCATCGCGATCATCGTCAAGCACCTGGCTGGAAACATGCGCTCGCGCTGGACGGACTTCCTGAGCAGTGACGGGGAGAAACCGACGCGAAATCGGGATGGCGAGTTCGTCGACGACCTGGGAGACGAGGACGAGATCATGGCCGTCTGGGAGCAGGGTTGGGCCGTTCTGTTCTCAACCCTCTCGGAGTTGCGGCCCACGGATCTGCAGCGGAAGGTAACGGTAGGAGGCAAGGAGCTTACGGCAGTCGAGGCTCTGCTCGGTCAACTCGCGCACTACGCCCAGCACGTGGGCCAGATCGTGTACCTGGCCAAACTGCGGCTGGGGGACGGGTGGGAGACGGTTTCGATACCGAAGAAGAGAACCGACACCGCCTGA